GACCTCCCCCCCCTTTGCTGGACCTCCCCCCAGATGACGCCAGCAATTAAGGCTACTTCAGCTGCATCGAAGAAAACATCTTAAGTAGTTCACGTGAGACTGTTATAGGGGCGTTTCCGAGTTCGTCGGAGCTTATTGTGTTTGAATTTTTCACCTCGGCGGGAGCACCAGGCGACGATGTTGCTGAGTGCGCTATTCCAACGTCTTTTCAATACCCGTGACTTCCGTTAGGAATATTGGAATGGTTTTGGCTGGTTCACGTATCCATCCTGTGTAAACCGTTTGTTTAAAACCTCGGACATTTGTGGGTCGAAGTGCCTGAATTCCTGCCCCGAGGGTCACGGTGTTCTCGTTCGGCATCCCTATTCAACTTCGGCTGGCTCCTTGGGCATGACGCTCGTGAATGTATGCAGAAATGCACTGTGAAACTGCAGCTCATGAAAGATTCAATTGTTAAACATAGTGGTTTTCCAAAGGTTTCCGGCCAGCTTTCCAGATCTCCAAATGGTGATCCGCTAATTAtcggtggcttccttggcttTGCAGCACACGTCACTGCGGGTGACACGGGCACACTCACAGTGGCATTTGTCGGGGTCATGATCGTCCTGGTCTTCTCGGGCAGAGGTCCGTACTAAAGCGGCAGGCGTAGTCTGCGGCTAGGTCGATCCTCCATGGCGATGTTGACaatgttaacgcgacagcgttaaagagctcgtgtcgcagaaaagctggtgtcgttgGTGTCtctgtcggcggcgttggccatgagcgaaaaatcccggaaggcaattcataaataacaacttccgaaatgggttgggtgggaatcgaaccagggtctccataATGTGAGAAGGAGACGCTAACACTCAGCGACGAGTTCGATggctcaaagcgggacaaaagcgcctctagtgaatgctgcGTTGCCTTATAAACGTTCCGTAGAAAGTCATACGGTGGTTTATATCGGttattatgagcatgtaaattacagaagtcggaGTTAAACGACTAGCGAAGTACGTTACCGCTAcaattcttctgcgcttggcgcacacgcaaagccatcttgcggcaaactcagaagaccccctcctggcaatgtacgtcgctgccccgacagctgcgcaccactcgcccgcttctccccttcgtctggTTTGTGCGCATTTGGGCCGTGCGGGGAcaggtgcgaggatgccccaatacccttgcgtttattAATGGGCAGCGTTAACTGGCTGCGAtatcgctatcgcgttccacagtcgaaggtgaagcttaagcgtcctccaatattttTCATGACTGGTAGGGTTTGATCAGTCACCACAAAGGTCCTCTACGAGATGTCGCGTTGTAGATACGACAAATAACACAGTAACAAGAACCATCACTCACGAACCatgctttattgggcgaaccggaACCCAAAAAACAGGTTACATTCGGGTAGAAACATAGTGCCGGGCATATGAATCGATCGCCGAACAAGAGATTTACGATTAACAAGCGTCGGCTGTTCACGCATTATTCGTAGAAGATTCCAGTGGcatcgctggtgctcgcgtgccttccagaatgcacaaatgtatttgcGTTGCGCGTAAAATTTGGTGATAAAAATTGAACAATACCAAAAATAAGAGCGAACTTCGTAGCACCTtctgatgcatgcaggcgcgtcatgcAATGAGAAGGGCATCCGGTGAAACGCGCCCGCAGCAAGAAGACATACGAACTACGCGTGCCAATATTATAACTAAAAACTATCTTGCTCGCAGGGACACGATTGTCACATGAGGCTAAAAATTCTACAGCTGTCATAGAGTGCAGTGCAAGGGAGAAGAGACGGCTTCAGAATGAATGAGAAACTGCACAATAAATGTGACAGAGGTTCTACGTTAATACAACAACAGCTAAAATATTCGTTTTGGTGGAACAAATATTGTGAAGCTACATATGATTTCAGTCgaattcagtttcagttttctcATCGGCATGATAAAGAAGAAAAACCTTCGCTGTGATTACAAGAGCCAAAGAGTGAACCAAAGCATTACGTGCACTGAACAATTTATAAGGGACATAAATGTCCGCATGTTTATGTCTACATATTGTCATAAAAGTGGTCTTTGGGAGGCAGCAAGGCCTAGGGACGTGAATTTTCGgtagacatttttttttagttgacaAGAAAACTGCCTTCTTTGAAAATGTTTCCTAATGTGAGGTGTTCTCTTCTATTTACACTGCAGAATAATTAAAACGATCATAAGGTAAAGCTTGTTTACTAGTACACTGTCAGACCATTTGCACAGAACTAAACCAGGTGTCAAGGATTCTGTGCGAACGTTTCAACCTTCTAGTGACACAAAACACGAACTTGCTGCTCATTAGGGTTTGTCTAGGAATGAGTTCGCTAAAGCTACTTTGGCGAACAACACAGTTGTGCAAACAACACGCTCTAGCCAGGACCTGCAATATACGTCGATATTCAAACATCCCAAATTCTGCTGGAGACGACGTTTCCTTTCGTAATTTCGGAAAATCAAGCGGAATCATTTACGTCTTGCATTTCACTCAGCAGTCCTAATCGTCAAAAGAAGCCCGCCTCTCCACACGATGCGTCCGGTTTGTTTATCACCCCTGCGGGAGAATGTCAGCgcttatttttttcctgcacggGTTCATGGTCACGTTAATATACAATACCCATGGGCAATTTACTGCACTTGCGCACTAGTTACACTGTTAAGACTGCCACCGTATGTGTCACGGGATGTGCAATTCGTTAAAATGCATGTCTAGACGAATATCCACACAATTAGCGCCCAGTATTCTGGCAGAGATGTGCGTCGATGTATTCTCTCTTTCTGGACCGATATCCACACTGCTTGGACTCCTACGGTGTTCCGTCCCCGTGAAATGCTTCGCGGTGTTTTTGGAGAGTATATTTGTGCTTAAAGGAGCGATTACATATGTCGCAAACGAAAGGTCTGTCGTTACTGTGTGATTTGAGATGATTGTTAAGTTCCCTTTTGTTTTTGAACGGTTTAGTGCATGTTTGACAGATATGGGGTTTCAAACCTGTGTGAATCCGTTCATGATCACGCAATGTCGACCTGTGCGCGAATGATTTCGCACATATTTCACATTTGAATGGTCTTTCACCGGTATGCGTGCGGTAATGTGCAGATAGATAGTCAGCCCTTCTAAAAAATTTACCACATGtttcacatttgtgcttcgactTCTTGGCCGACGATTGAACACTTGCTCTTACACCGCAGAAGCCTTGCTCTTCCATTCCTCCGGTtccagtagcattcctgcgaAGATACTGGCAAATTAGCTCAAAATAGCTCACTCTTGTTGTGGGACGACAAAACACATTTTGACCCATGGAGTGTTTGACAAAAAAAATCGCGTGTGAATGGTAAGGCGACTCGCTCTTAGCGCTAAGTTGCTGCATTGATATTTAGCGCTCCATTTGGGCTCTAGTTTGGCAGAAATTGAACGGCGGTGCTTTCGGTGGCCTGTGATGCTAAACTGGAAATGAATTTTCCTCGTTCGAGTGGCAAGCAGCACAGAAGCCTTGCATCATCTAATACATTGCATTTCCTACACGAAACAGGTGCAGGAGATTAGAAGTATCTCTCAGTGACGGTAAGTTTAAGAACTAGCCGGTCTGAGTATTGAAAATACAACTCCGTTTTCTACACGCTCACAAGGAGCATTCAGGCAAAAGTCCAGAAGCGTGCTTTCGGTAGTGAGACATTCGGCATTGAGAAAGACTGTTTTGCGTCGGGTAAAATAGGTCTCCGTTTTATTGCGCAGCTCTTAATGACCCAttcttgcggcgagcgtcggtggcgCAACAGAGCGAAGGACaagagcgaaagatgaaagagcgaatgcggagtgGCAAAAGATGCGAGCCTTGAATGGACGAGAGGGCGAGACCAATTATAGCTGCCCCTTCAGTGACATGAGCGCGGAAGACTAGTTTTATGCAGACTCGCCCTACTGCTCGTTTCGTACTAGCATCGAATCTCAGCCAGAGCGCTCATTCCGTACTATGATCAGCCCGTGTGGGCTCTCGCTTTGACTTGATGAATTGCTTGCTTTGATTGTGTTGGTCTGCAATTGTTTTCCAATCTGAGTTTATGCGCGCATTTTATGAAAACCACACAGCACCAGCCATTACACTAGATCCTTCTATCAGTCATTTACAAAAGCCGTCGCTCTTGACCTCTGTTATCTCTATCTCTCGAAATATTTGCCTGAATATATCCCGTAATCTCAAATTTCATGTTATGAGCTGTACTAATGGCCCGTGAATTTTTCAGGACAGATTGTACGCTAGGAAGGGTAGAAAAAttcagcagcatgttacactATACTAGCACCTGAAGAGGAAAGCCTCCTGCATGCGTGGTAATGCCTAAATTTGTACGATCTGATGGGTCAGACATAGTGAGCTGCCATACGAAGTAAACGTTTGGCACTGTAGGTCGATCTCCTCAACGTCGCATGCGGGAACATAATGCATACCTAAAGGTGATTTCCTTCTTGTTTTCATTGGCTCTCTTTCTTTccgtcgctcgttcgttcgctcgtttctTTCCTTGGTACATATTCAGCCATTACTTACTTGCTTCCTTATGGGgtgtgagccattcctgatgatattTTGCTCTCACTAGGGGAGCTTTTTGCGGGTAAAAGCCATTGAAACTAGCCTCTTGGGGCACTCGATTTAAGAAACGGAAATGGCGCAGAGGCAAGCTATTCGCGTCACTTCTGACATGTGTAGGTGGAATGACTCCCCGTCGTACGTCATACGCCTTAACTCAATCCTACACATCGAATACGAAGAAAAGCTGCCGGGTTCAAGTTTTCCTGCAGTGTTTGTACGAAGTCATTTTATATTTGAGTCGCATTCGAACTGCACACCGTTGCTGCCGTAGGCATCATGAGAACGACACACACATAATCATTTCCCCCCATACGTAGCAAGCACAGAAACATCAAATACGTCAGTGTTTTCATGTACAATGGATGAAATATGCTGCCGAGAAGCAGGCATTTTTTTCTCAATAAGGCAATGAACGCTGCAAGCGTTGAGTTAAGGCAATGCTGGTGCGACAGCTTTGCTACCGTTTAGTGAAGAAAAATACAACGGGCAGTAAAGCAGAGACAGCGCGTTTGAAATGTCTAAGCTAAGCAGTAGATGAACATTGGTCGCCATTCTTGCAGTAACGTGCGTTTTACTTGCACAATTGTATTTATTCTTGTTGCGGTTGTTCCCATGACTCACACAATGTTATGGTTTGGTTCGAGTCGTATGGTGTTACCCTTTACGTCGTTTCTAATTATGATAGCTTCGCCTGCTTCAAGACCGGATTATTTATTGAAGAAATTTGAACTATTAAACATTCGAATTTCGTTTGATAGAGCCAGTTAGATGCCGGAACATTATTCATAAATTTTACTTAGGCTTGCAAGTGGTAAATATTATGAAATagacaaattttaaaaagaataaaagcaTAGAAATTACAAAGGTAACTAcaggaaaaatatatatattgcagcTCTATTGGCTGCATCTCTTGGAGCAGCCTAAGTGGACAACTTTCTTTATATTCATTTGCGATTTCCTTGAAATCGATAGAATGTGTCCGAGAACTGGCGAATGATCTACCCACAAAACAGAAAATTTCAAAGCGCGTTGTGATAGATGAATTTTGAGGGCTCTAAAGGTGTGCTTTGGTGCAGTTCATTGAATCGTGGGTATTTTCGTTGCGGAGTTATAAAGATGCAATTTTGTTACTTGAGTTTCGTAACGCTTTCTGAAGTATATGACGAATCTGAAGTGCAACTGCTTTAGTTACGACATTATCACATTTCTTCAAATCCCACAACCTTCGATACTCGTATAGTGTGTTGCCAAGCACATTCATTTCTCTTTTCCAATATACTTAAATAGGAAATCCTGAGCTTAAGGTTTTTGTTTGCGCCGACGCCATATTGTCCAAACAGCAGCTGATATTTCGCATTTAAGTCATCGCAATATTTACCCCTCGCGCAAGTGTGTCAGTGCCAGCGTAAGTCTTACACGAAGTTTACAGAAAAACAGACATACCTCGTCTCTCCTTCACAATCGTCTTCACAAGCGGGTCTACTTCACAATCTTTCCAAATTCCACAATGGGGAGTGAGTATGCAAGCTACAAACCTGTAAGTGCACTGCTAATTGTGTGGTGTTAACAGGATGGAAAATCGGGCGAGCTTGTGTAGCATCGTGGTTGCCGCATGGGGTGTGCACAGTGCCGTGTGGTGTTCGGTCGCGCTGTTGGAACCATGAAGCTAGTCAAGGGTGGCTGCACCGGCCGAACACTCAAAACTGCTGATGCAGTACCTGTTTCAGCCATCGGAGCTAGCCCTCCCAAGCAGGAATTACCGCCTAGGAGCATATTGTTACGTGGGTAGCCATCCCTGTCGTCCCTTAGTTGCGTAACAAGGGAACCTAACGTGAACTTACGTGGCACCGTCTTCTGAATTGGCTgatgcttcctctatgccagcgcGACTTGTGCTGGGCCTTGCATCATCGATGCCGCTGACGGACCCCAGGTGCTGGCTTCCATTGTCAGTGACACCTGTATGTCATAAAAGTATAGTAAAGGTGCTCATTCGCTGTAGCGCAAGGCCGATTCGAGGGAAATGGATATTTCATGCTTATGGTGCAAGGCAGGAAGCTTTTAGTGGTACAGGAACTTCACTGTTGTGCTTCCGTACACGGTGCCTTGTCTTTCTGAAGCTTTGCCTTGAATGCATGCAAGAACTTCGTGGCGATGGGGAAGCCGAGCATGGTCAATATTGTGCGATGTTGGATTCTTCTTAAGCTTATCGTGTTTTACCTCAAACCTCTTGCAGAACACGACAGCGCTCGAAGTGTAAAACGCCATGTCGGTCTCTCGTGCGTGAAACCATTGACCCATTAGATTTGCTGTGTTATAAAGTAATAAGCACATTACATAATtcacgaatttcttgcttattATTCATCTTTTACGAGCAGCAGGCAGCCCGATGCGGACGACGACAATGATAAATTGAGGGGGCGCATTTCTACTGAGGGATTTAGAACTTACGTTTGACGTATGCCCTAAATTTATGACCTTCTATGAAACACGTGCGTCATCGAAATACCTACTCGCCTTTCAGAAACTGATTATCCGAAGCCCATTTGGTGACTCATGTAGGTGAAGTTTATAAGCACTGGCTGTGAGCACTACAGGTTTACCAGCTCACAACGAGAACTATAACGGCTGTCCTCACCAATGTTCCTGTGTAGGCCATCGATAGACAACAGGACTACTTTCAAAAAGATTGCTCAATGCGCATATGGTAGTCGTATTGCAGGCAGCAGATTAGGTTAGAAAAGAAATGCGGAAGTGGCAATTCACGGGGTAATATCACTAAGATATGCGAAGAAAAGTCTCAAAGCGCGGTAAAAGTGTGGACTGTAGGAATAGCGCTTCATGTATTGTAGCTAGGTACACATCTTCCCGATAACGGCGCAGAAATTGCGTGAAACTAAATGGAGAACACGAGAGATCTAAAACGCGGAAATTACGGTAGAACCCCCCTCAGGAGGACCATCGATGCTACATCAAATAGCATTAAAGCTGCAGGTACACGCCGTATTTTGGACGCACCTTTATTTGCACTATGAAGGGGGGGGGCAGAGTTGGCTAATAATGTTTATGGCATTACTGCACCCACATGCCTTAGTGTCTATGCCTTCGTACGTTACAGTAAACACTCAATGCGGATTACAAACCAGAGAACTGAAGGCTTGCGTTTCGTCTTTGAATTGGAATGTACTACCGTGTCATAGCATAGACGTAAATTAAGGAACCTAATTTTTATTGTCTGGCATTCTCAACTTCGCTAGTGGCGCCGCTAAAGCCGCAACGTTCGTCAGGCATACGAAAGAGGTTGCGCAGATACTGCCAGAACGAATAATGCTTGACGTATCCAAGGAAATCTAATCCCGTTACCAAAAAGGATGTTCAATTTGGAAGGCCGGTGTTTCTCCCGACGTAGATTTTCTAGTTAACAAAGGCTTAGAATTTTAAGGTACTGGCACACTAACTGTAAATGGTTGGGTACTGTGAATGTTACTAATTCTATACGAATAACGTTTGCGTTTCAGGTGCACTTAGTTGGGATATGTGATAAGAATGTATGGCAACAGAGCGCAAACAAGTACCCAAAAATTTTGTTTCTCCTTGCGTTGCATTTTCATGCAACCATTTAGGGCTGTTTATGCTGCGGCTGTGGCTTGGCTTGCTTGGTAAGAATAACCATGCGGTCCCATACAAAATGTTCTACGGTTCCCCAAATTGTACGCTGGAACTTCTGCATTCGGCAGCAGCGGGTTACGTCTGCTTCTCGGGACATGGTATTGGTGAGTAATTCTCACACTCTGCCTATAACCTGACATTACCGCTACGAACTTTCCGTAAAGACATCTAAAGCGCCACACTAATTACATATCACTCGCGGCATTCGCATCAAATCACCAGTCAATAAGTATGATCTGTTTAAGGAAAATAATATCACGATGTTAGCTGCTCAAGCCCACTTAGATTCTGCTTGGCAAATAATATTCTAGACCAATGGTCATGTGACGATTCCATTTATGTGCGAATTATTCACTGCAGGGAATGTACAGTGTCGGCTTCTGCCTCATCATTTTGTGGTTTACCAGCTCACCGATGCAAGAACGAATCCATTCAAAATCTTCTGCGTAGGTGATATATGAATTTGCATATATTAGGATAAGCACAATTTTTTAGTAAGGACAGTTATCAAATTGTTCATGCGAGAACCATCTTGGCGGCACTGGTTAATGGCATTTTTATACGCAATAAATGTACCGCTACCATGGTAACCGTAGGGGCTATTTGCCATGTTTGTGCAAAAAGCGATTGACAATCGCCTACGTACCGTCGACGTTGCAAATCTCGTCAGTCGTCGGCATGTGCTGTGTGTTCCTCTGGTAATGCAAGGCCTCGTTGGAAATACTGCAATTATTAAATTATTGGTTAGACAGTTACTATATGTGAGAAAAGAGAAGGTGAAATTATGTTTAATAAAGCAATGTTCTGTTAAAGCAAAGCCTTGTTTTGTAAATGCGCCACTCGCAATGGTTTGTTTTCATCAAGTACTGACTATGCTGGCATGCATAGGTCGAACGGCAAAGTCGGGGAAATACATGGTGCAGAGCACCCATTCACCATAGACGAAATGGTGCTTTGACTAGAATGGAGTTCTTAAATGTTTGTTTTAAGGTGTGTTAAGTTTCCTCCTATGTAACTCGCTGGAGCGTATATTAGAATTCATCGAATGATAAAGATAATAGTGAGAAGGCATGAAAAATGTCCCAAGACAGATGCGGTGCGTAGCACGAAAGTAGCTAAAATGCGACGCGCAACTACATTCGTTCACAAATGATAAAGGTTACCGTAGTATACCATTACTTCCCACTTCTTTATCGCTGTGGTATTACCTCACCCCAGTTtgatatctgaaaaaaaaaaagatggttcagAACTAAGAAACCTAGATTGAAGctgccgaaaaaaagaaacaagaataatTACCTTCGTTGCCCGCACAACCCCAAGCCGGGAAAGTGTGTCTGCTTGCGCTTTTGTTTTCCTTAAGCAACACATTCAAACTGAAGAACAATTGTCTTAAACAAAGTTGTGGCTTTTCATGCACGGggcttaatttttattaatgtaAAGCTTTAGGTGGGCAGTACCCACTTGGTCACATTTTTTTGTTAATTGACAAATTACAGTGCCTAAAAACACGTATGGTTCGGCTCACCAATTGTACAGTGCGGTAAAACTAATTCCGAGGTTTTCCGTGGAAAGGAATAACATAAAACGCATACACAATTTAGGGGAACTGCGCATAAATTTTGGCCATCGGAACTTCTGTAACGAGCACCTAAAGGCCTCATCAAGAGCCTTTTTACAGAGCACTTTCATCGAAATACGGCAGTGCAATTCATAATTCTGCCCCGGACTTCGAGCTGTAGCACTCCATCGCGTGTTTGCAGTGCAAGAATTACAtatcaatgaaaaatattttCTTCTCTAAGTATAGGTTTGCTTCATGTTCTGAAAAATCTTATCCTGAACACTAAACTGCCGACTTTGCGCTGAACATAGCAATATTTTCGCACCACTCTAGCAACGACATGTCTTGATCTGAGAAATCCTGCCATTCCAAAGCTCAAGCTGGCTGTAAAAAAGGACCCGTTTTAGTTGGGACCAAATGTACAGATGTAAGCCTATTATAAGCCTAGTATATGAGTCATGTCTAAGGATAGCAATattcaatgaaaaaaattgaCAAGCGGTAAAGCTCACGTGTTGTAGGCGCCCAACGCAGATGAAGCGTCCTGGGTACCGTCATGACTTGTACTTGTTGCTTTGCCTTTCATGCTTAAGTCTAGAGGCGTGTATTCGTTGCTGCTTTCTTGAGCCATACCTGACATTTGGATGTCCTTTAACTGGCGTGTGTTGACGACGGCGCGTTGTTGTTGCACCGCGTTTGCGCACTCAATGCCGGAAAAAGAACGGAAACTAATAAAACTTTTGTCACTTCGCGGTTTCGTATAAAATGATACCACATATCTGGAAAAAACTAGACGTTTGAATCTGCCACTAGCTTGACACTAATGAACAAATTTTTGAACGCCAGCAGAGGTGTCCGTGCTATCTACCCACCAAATCATCTAACTAAACTGAAGCTCATACTTACTACGAAAAAAAGTACATTTATCGGAAGATATCACTACTTTTCTTCCATGCTCCTCTCATAGTAAAATGCACACCTTGCTGGGAAGAAATTGTTGCTCGTGTAAGTGCTCGTGGAACCGCAGGAGGTATAAAAACTTCCATTGCTTTATGAAAATGGTTGCTGTACTGAAATTTCCGCCACTGCAAACGTGAATAAATATAAGAACAAATCGAGGAAAGTTAAGATGTCTATGAATTTCGAGCTTGTTCTACATCGTATACGCTTCAGTGTGCTATTTGTACTTGCTATAGGTTTGCCAGCCGAAAATACATTATACTCAGCAGCGCAAGGCAATTTCAGTGCGCTAATGGTTCAGACAACGTTGATTTATTGTAGCGAGGTATGTCTCCTTTATAGCGTAAGCAAGAGTGAAAAGTCTCACCAACAGGGTGATTGCAGCGCAAGAGCAGATGCAGCTTCTGAGAAGGACAGCAGTCTACATACGCAATTCACTGACGTCACAATTATAGCCCACATGTGCTCATTAGGTGATACAAACACAGTGCAGTAACTTATTTCTTCATGAACACAgacaggtgggctagttggtactgcacaACTTCAGGCTTAACGCAGAAAGGGACGTCGGACAACAGAAGTGAAGCGTTGTGTCTTTGCTAACTTCTGTTCTCCCGCACCTTTCTGCGCGTTGCCTCAAGTAATTTCTTTCTTGCTACTAACAGATAGcagttatatttttttatgtttcatGACTATCGGGAACGGCACACGTGACAGTGTGTAGACTTCGAAGAGGAATATGTGCTCTAAATGCTACATGGAAGGGCATTTATTTCCGTGTTTGGTATATTCAGTGCTTTCTAAGCAAATCTGTCAATAAAAATGATATCAAGTGCTACAATAGTTGGACATTGCTCACGTAATTACATAATTCTCGTGAGTAAATTTTAACACAATTTACGCAACCTTTATCACACTGCGTGAGTTTGTCTTGCAAAtacttttatttattcaatatcTTACTTGACAAATGAATGATAACAGTGTTTCTACAAGTTTGCCACAATTGTGATGCTTGTTAACTGCGTTAAACACATATCATGCAAACCTGGATGAAAAAGCTATTGGTTATCAAGCAAAACGCACCGCACGTAATGTTGCCGTTCTGATGACCTGCCCGAATTTACAAAAATATGTAATGCGACAAACATTCTCGTTCAAAACTTTCCCCAGCTTGCTCTTCCGCCTACCGCTGTGTCGGGTACCTGACCGCTAAACAGCTGACTCTGCGCTCAAGATGGCAATATTTTCGCACCACCTGTGCATCGACGAGTCTAGATCTAAGAAAACCTCCAGTTGAAAAGCTCAAGTTGGCTGTCAAAAGGACCCGTTTTAGGCGGGAACGAATATACAGATATACAAGCCTTTTATATGGGTCCTGTCCAAAGGTAACTGTATTGAATGAAAAATTAACAAGTGGTAAAACTCACGTTGTGTAGGCACCCAAAGTAGATGAAGCGCACGGGGTACCGTCCAAGGTAGTACTTGCAGTTACCTCGACCATCGTACTAAACTCAAAGGCGTGTATTCGTAGCTTCCTTCATCATCCAGGCCTGATGTTTCGACGCCGTGTGGCTGGCGTGTATTCACGAATGCGCAATGTTGAatcaccgcgcatgcgcactcagtgccaaaaaagaacggaaaataataaaaattgcGTCACCTCGGGATTTGGATTAAAATGATAGCCCTCGGCTGGGAAAAAACGAGACGTTTGAGTCCACCACGAGCTTGACGCGACTGTGCAAATTCGTGAACGCTAGCGGGGGCGCCCCGATAAACCTTGCTACCTTTCCGCCGAATGATCTACCCAAACTATCCCTCACttacatcaagaaaaagaaaaacgtagaATTAGCCGATGATATCGCAACTTTTC
This genomic window from Dermacentor albipictus isolate Rhodes 1998 colony chromosome 9, USDA_Dalb.pri_finalv2, whole genome shotgun sequence contains:
- the LOC135919780 gene encoding uncharacterized protein, whose translation is MAEERNNENTPPAFTFGDEETPRTSQEFFEGPSCTSDCCTTTSDDFFEDLWNAFKSLSYSEDATGHTHVTESGISSSPPMASSSSSSHPQPSTSYTGMEETSAILENIASISNEALHYQRNTQHMPTTDEICNVDGVTDNGSQHLGSVSGIDDARPSTSRAGIEEASANSEDGATNATGTGGMEEQGFCGVRASVQSSAKKSKHKCETCGKFFRRADYLSAHYRTHTGERPFKCEICAKSFAHRSTLRDHERIHTGLKPHICQTCTKPFKNKRELNNHLKSHSNDRPFVCDICNRSFKHKYTLQKHREAFHGDGTP